Below is a genomic region from Methanococcus vannielii SB.
TGCAAAAATTGAAGAAATTGCTATTAAAATAGATAACATTCCAATAATCGTTTTTTTAAGCATTAAATCACCAAAAATTTAAAAAAAATATTTATTTAGTAGTTAACTCTTTTAATGGTCAATAACTATTGATAATGTAGTGCTATTTGTTTTTGATACACCACTATATGCTGCGCCTGCTGTTTTTGAAGTAAATGCGGCTTCCAATATTTCTTTTACCTTAATTGCATTTAATGAAACTATTTTTGAATTTCCAACGATATTTGAAGACCCTTTGTTTCCAACAATTGAAACATCAAAGTTTTTATTGTTGGTATCTTTACCTTCAATATCTATTGTAAACCCGTATCCTGATTTAGTAATTCCGATAAGTCCGTATCTTACATTGTTTGCGGGTGTTTGATTTAAGTTCATTCCTATATTAAAATCATACGTAGTTGAAACGGATGTTGAAGTGTATGCTTTAGTCATGTCCAATCTATATTTAAGGAATTCAAATCCGCTAAATCCTAAAACTGTTACATTGTTATTAAGTGGAATAAGCCCGTTGTCACCATGGGTTATTATAACGATATTTTCACCATGGTTTTTTGGAGTTACCATAAATTTAGCAGTTTTTGATGTTGAATTAAATTGTGTAGTGTAATTATCTGCATTATTTAACATATTAATAAATGCAGTAGTATCTCCATTTAGCGACTTAGTCATTGCATCCCTAAAGTCCTGCCTATTTGAAATTACGTGTGCGGTAACTTTATCACCGTTATTTACAAAGTTTTCATTTCCATAATAAGTAACGTTTAAAGGATTCCCATAAGTAATAGCACCATTTGCAATTGGGTATACTAGGTTTAAAGCGTTTGCATTACCTAAAAATGTAATATTTACTCCACCGTAACTCTTATTTGAAACGTCTGAATTTATGGTGAGTTTTGGAAGAGTAACTTTTTCTTCTGAAACAATTTCTAAATGGTTTCCAGTATCTTTTGAACTACCCATATCTGCAAATTTAATGTGTTGCGACCCTTTAGAAACTATTGTATAGTTTAATGGTGTTATAACATTTCCTGAATAACTATCTGGAGCTGAAGAAGGACTTAACTGCTTCATTGCAACGATTTTATCAGTATTTGCATCATATACTATTCCAATAAAGTAAACTTCTGGCTCAGGTTTAACTGAACTACCACTTCCACCTTTATTTCCTCCGCTACTACTCGGGGTAGTTGTGGATGGGGTTGCACCACTTTCAGATACAGTTTTAGAAATACTTTCTGAAACTTCCTTGTTATCACTTGAAATTGAAATTTGTGAGGTAAATTTCGTTGTTGAGGAAATTACATCATTAATTGAATCTCTACTAATTCCAGTTACGGGAACAACTGACCCAAAGTTACCTTCAGCATATCCTGTAATTGCAGCCATCAATGGGTCTGTTGTCTGACTTGAATACACTACTGATGATACTGTATTTACTATACTTGGGTTTATTCTTGGGGCTGCTGATAAAACTGTTTTAACAATATTTTCAACAGTTCCTGAAGCTACAGTGGTTGACTTTGAAACTTCACTTGCAACTTGCCTAATCCCATTTGGTATATTACTACCCATTAAAACCGCATTTTCAACATTTAATGATCTTAATGTCTCTTGAATGCTTTCAAAGTTTTCAGGTGAGTAATATAGCACCGGTGCACCAAAACTCAATGCTGCAGGGGTAACATCTTCATTAAAACCTTCTGCAATTACAACATTTTTTAAAGCTTCTGGTTTTTCAGTAATTAATTTTTTAAATAAAGCATTTGATGTTTCAACACGAGTTTCACCAAATACCCTTTCAACATTAGGTATTTTTGCGGATAATTGGTTTTTAACATTTTCGCTGACCGCATTTGGGCCACCAATAATTATTGCATTTTTAGCATTTTGGATTGTTTTTTCTGCTTCTTCAGACAAACTGTCTGAAGGAGTATATACAAATTTATATCCCATTTCTCTTGCATATTGCGCAGCTAAAATTGCATCTGCTTGAGTTGATGCAATTACAACTACCTCATCATTAATCGCAAAGCCGGTTGGAATTGCAGAAATGAGGAGAAGAAGCGGGATAAAGAAACTGATAGATTTCATAAACTCCCTCCTTTTTTACATGGATAACTTTTATAAATGATATAATCTTATTGTGACACCATATTATATAAATTTATACAATTAATCCCAACTTAAAATCTTCACATTTAATTTTAGGCTTAATATAGTATTATTTTTAGCATATTCTAACTTTTCAAAAAATTCAAAATCCAATAATCTGCAATCAATATCTTTTTTAAATAAAAAAACCACATTTCATATTTTCCAGAATTATTTATTGAAAAATTATACTCTTTTTCATACTGCGGTTCAAAAGACCCTTCAACAATTAAAGAACTGTTTCTAAGTTTATTATTTAATTATTGTATAAATCTTATTCAATACAACAAGTGCAAAAAAACTTGCAAGAATATATATTACAATTTTTAAGTACTCTTTGTTTTTTTTAGATAGGAAAAAATCCGAAATTTCTAAAAAAATAAGGCTTCCAATAAGTAAAAGCGTAATAAATAGGTCTATATTACTTATAAGTAATGAAATAGTAATTGCCCATAAAGAAATTCCTAAAACCATAATGTTTAATTTTTTCATGATTTTTTCCTATGTTTTTATATTTTGGTATTTTGATGCCCTAATTTCCCCTAAATTTTTCTAAAGATGATAATTATTTTAACTATTTTTAAACTATTTTTGATACTAAAAATTCAAAGTAGTCATTAGTTTCACTAAAATTTTCAATATATACGGCTTTACCGCTTGCCTTTGAAATAGCTAGAAAAATTGAAGAAATTATGGGGGATAGGTAGAAAAACTCATTAAAGTTTTCAATATTTTTTGTTTTGTAAATTTTTAAACAAATTTTATTTTCAGATTCTATTTCTTCATATTCAAAATCGGCTAATAAATCCATAGAACTTAAAGAAGAACTCACTAATGACATTAATGTATTTAAATCAATGCCTGATAAGCTACTTGACAAATTTTCTTCGAATTTTTTTAAAATACTTAATCCTGTTGGAGGCGTAATTAATACCCCCATTTCTGAAAATGCAACCTGATTAGATATAAATAAACTATTTTCATCAAAGGCAGACATATTAAGGGTAAAATTATCACTTGAAGGGATAAATATCCCTCCGTATTCTAAATTATCATATGGGGGAATATATACTGCTTTTTTGCTTAATTTAAGATTTAAAAAAATTTTTTTTAAAAGTCCTTCGTTTTCAAAGGTTAAAGACTGATGTATAGAATAATCTATTGAATTAGAGGGAATTAAAGCATTTATAATAATTCCAATAAATATCCCCGAAATACCCAAATTTATAAAAGACATGACTGAATTAGATATTCCGTAATAAATAGTTGCCATACCAATTATTGAAACAAGTGTTCCTGCCAATGTATTTTTTGCTACAGTATTTTTAAATAATTTAATAATTCCACCAGTTAAATTTGTATGATAAAGATGAAATCATGAATGTGCCCTTAACAAAATTTCACAAAAATCAATTTAACCTAAAAATACTTTTCATCATATTTATATTATCTTTTTTTTTAACGCAGTCAACTACTGCAAATAGCGACTTTGAATATTTACAGTCTGACGATTCATACGTTTTTTGGTATTTTAACGGTTTTTTAAAAAATTATGAAAATACTTTAGAAAAAATTACTAAAAATGATATTTCATATATAAATGATTCTAACTCAATACTTAATGACTCCATTTTTGTAAGTGAAACTATTAATATCTACGAAGATAAAGGAATAAATAGCCCTTCAAAACCCGTTATTTTAGAATTTTTACGTTTTTCAAAAGATTTAAAATTACTCTCTGATTTAAATGATGAATTAATAGAATACAGTTTAAAAAATACTACAGAAAACCTTTATTTTTCAAAAATAACTTCGGAAAGTATGCTATATAAAATAAAAGACATGAGAATAATATTAAAAGATATTGAAGATATAAATTCCCTTAAAAAAGGAGATGAAATTTTAAAGTTTGACATTTCAAATTTGGAACGAAATTTATACTATTTAGAACTTAAATTGCTAAATAACATTGAAAAAATTGGCGAAATAACTCCAAATTCAAATTTAACAATATATCTTTCTCCAAAAAATCCAATTATTTATGAAAATACAAGAATTTATGGAACCGGTTTAAGTGGAAATGGAAAAATTATTATCCATGACGTTAAAAATTCACCATTAAATAGTAATTTAACGTTAAATACCTTAAACGACAATTTAACGCTAAATGTAAGTTTAAAAAACAATTATTATTCAAAAAATTATGTTTTTGAAAAACCTGGAACTTATAAATTAGTATTTACACAACAAGATACTGAATCTTATCCAATTTTTGTAAATATTTCAAAAATTCCAACAAAAATTGTTTCAAAAGATAAAGTTCAAATTCCATTATTTAAAGAAGCTGAAATTTCCGGAAAAGTTATTGATATCAACGGAAATTTAGTTTCTGGGGAAATTTTATTTGAAAATAATAGTTATAACCTGAATAATGGGGAATTTATATTTAGAATTCCTTTTCAAAATAAAACTGATAATATTACATTAAAATTTATTGAAACAGAAAAATATAAAGCTTCAGAGAAAAATATTGAATTAAATTACGTTAAACCAGATTTAAATCTATATATTTATGTTGAAAATAAAGATATCAAAATAAATACTCCTGTAAACATTACTGGAAATTTTGAAGGGTTTGACGGTGAATTAAACTTTAATCTATATACAAATGGAAATTTATCCAAAAATTTTAATTCATTTAATAGTTTTAAGCAGGAAATAGCATTTGAAAAACCTGGAAACTATGAATTGTACGTAACATTTGATGAAAACGAACAGTACAGTTTTTCAAAGTCTAATGTTTTGAATTTAAATGTAGTTGATAAAACTACATTATTTAGTAAAAGTTTGGTTGGGCCAACTACAATTTCTAGTAGAAAAGATGATTTTAAAATGATTTCATCTATCAATCCATTAACTATTACGTTAATAATTTTATTAAGCTTAATAATTTTATTAAGTACTTACAAAGTTATAACAAACTCTGAAAAAATTAAAATAAAAGGTATTTTGGAAAAAAAGACTTTTGAACGGGAAACATTAGTTGAAAATTTTTCAAATACTGTTGATAAAAATGTTATTGACAATTTAAACCAGATTGAAAATATTAAAGATATTGAAAAAACAATAATTTCAGAATATAAATTTTTATACGATACATTGGTTAAAAAATACAATGTAAATTCAAAAGTTACGCCAAATGAACTTTTAAAAATTATACGAAGAACTAATTTTGATATTTATTTTGATTTAAAAAAAATTACCGGATTTTATGAAAATTCAGTTTATGGAAAAACGAATTTAGATGAAAAAAAGACGTTGGAATTTTATAAATTAATAAAAAGTATTTTGGAGAGATTGTAAATATGGAAAAATACTTTAAATATTTATTAATTTTAGTTTTAGGAATTACCTTATTATCCCTTCCAGCAGGAATTCCGGTTTTAAAGTCATACAATGAATACAGCAGTTTTAATAGTAATTTAGAAGGATGTTCTAAATTTACAAAATTAATTTACAATTCAAACTTTGAAGTTACTCCGATATTGTCCCCATATGATGACTATAATTTTGATAAAAATGGAGTAATATTTATAATTAAACCTGAATTGGATTTTTCTTTAGATGAAACGTTAAAAATTAAACAATTTATTGAATCTGGAAATATACTTGTAATTTCAGATGATTTTGGATCGGGAAATAACTTACTTGAAAAATTAAATGTTTCAGAAAGGTTTACTAAAGGACATATAAACGACATTTTTTACATAAAAAATGAAAACATAATTGAGATTAAGTTAGATAGTACCTTAAAAAACGATAAATTAAATGATTTTAATAATTTAAACCAGAGTAACAGTATATTAACATATTATCCAACTTCAATAAGGCCTTCAAAATATTCTAACGTAATTTTAACCACAAGTAATGTTTCAAGCTTAAATAAGCGGTCTGGAGTTTATCCGGTAATGTTAGAACGAAAATATGGAAATGGAAAAATAATAATGATATCTGACCCAGATATATTTACAAATAGGCTTTATAACCATAATGAAGAATTTTTAAAAGAGTTCCTTAATAAAGTAACCTTGAACGGAGTTTATAAAACAATATATCTTGATGAAATACACCGTAAGGATTTTAACTTTGAAATAAGTGTATATTATATTCAAAAATCAGTACCTAAAAAACTTGTTTTAGCACTAATTATAATAACTATCTTTTTATTCCAGATAAATGGTAATAACTTAGTTGTTAAATCATTTAATAAATTATTTAGTAGGCTATTTAATAAATTTAGTAAATTTGGATTTTTAAACTATATATTTTCAAAAGTCTTTGAGAATAATAAATTAAATGAAGATGAAATCTTAGAAAAAGTTTCAAAAGAACATGAAATAGATGTGGACGAATTAAAACGGGTAATAAACAATATAAAAGATGGTAAAAATGGACGGAAGAGAGTTTTTAAATAAAGTAGAAAAAGAAATGGAAAAAGCAGTTGTTGGAAAAGAAGACGTTGTAAAACTACTTTTAACTGCAATGCTTTCAAAAGGGCACGTTTTACTTGAAGGGGTCCCAGGATTAGCAAAAACCACAATTGTTAAAAATTTTTCAAAAGTGTTCGGGCTTTCATTTTCAAGAGTACAATTAACTCCTGACACAATGCCAAGTGATATTATTGGTGTTTACTACTACAGTGAAAAAACAAAAGACTTTGCAGTGAAAAAAGGGCCAATCTTTACAAACATGCTTTAGCAGATGAGATAAATAGAACTCCTCCAAAAACTCAGTCTGCAATGCTTGAATCGATGCAGGAAAATCAGGCAACTGTTGAAGGAACTTCTTTTGCTCTTCCAAAACCTTTCATGCTAATGGCTACAATGAATCCTTTGGAGTATGAAGGAGTTTACCCGCTTCCAGAAGCCCAGATGGATAGATTCATGATAAAAATTAACCTTACATACCCAAAAAAAGATGAAGAAATAAAGATGCTTAAGAAAAAGTGTGAAGGGTCTTTTGAAAGTGTTACTCCCGTTATCTCAAAAGAAGAGCTTGATAATGCATTTTTAGATGTTTTAAACGTGAAAGTTAGCGATGAAATATACGAATACATTTATGAAATTGTTAAAATGACCCGTATTGATGAAAGACTTCTTTATGGAGTTTCCCCAAGAGCTTCAGAACAGCTTTTAAATGCAGCTAGGGCTTATTCCTATTTAAATGGGAGAAATTACGTAATTCCAGATGATATTAAAAAAATTGCAGCTTATACATTATCGCATAAAGTAAAATTAAAAATAGACTATGAACTTGATAATATAACGTCTAAAGATGTAATTTTAGATATACTTGATAAAACAGCGGTTATTAATTAATTTAGGGATTTTTAATGCAAAAAAATAGTTTTTTATCATATTTTAGTTTACTTTTGTTTTTTGAAGGGTATTTACTTTCAAATGTAGTCCCAATACTATTTGGAATTTTCATACTACTTTTTTTAATAGCTTTAAAGCTATCATTTAATCCAAAATTTGAAACAGAAGTTTTTTTTGATAATTTAGAAGTAACTGAAAACGAAACTATTAAAATTAAAGTAAATATCGATTTAAAAAATTATTCAAATTTAAACTATATTTTTAAAATTATTCCTGAAAACGAAAATTTTAATTTTGAAATAGTTAATAATGGCTTAAATGGGGATTTATATAGTATTGATATTTTTTTAAAACCAAAATTAAGGGGTAGCTTTTTAATTAAAAATTTGAAATTAAAAGTACTTGATAACTTTCAAATTTTTGAAAAAGAGTTTGAAATTTTA
It encodes:
- a CDS encoding DUF4350 domain-containing protein gives rise to the protein MEKYFKYLLILVLGITLLSLPAGIPVLKSYNEYSSFNSNLEGCSKFTKLIYNSNFEVTPILSPYDDYNFDKNGVIFIIKPELDFSLDETLKIKQFIESGNILVISDDFGSGNNLLEKLNVSERFTKGHINDIFYIKNENIIEIKLDSTLKNDKLNDFNNLNQSNSILTYYPTSIRPSKYSNVILTTSNVSSLNKRSGVYPVMLERKYGNGKIIMISDPDIFTNRLYNHNEEFLKEFLNKVTLNGVYKTIYLDEIHRKDFNFEISVYYIQKSVPKKLVLALIIITIFLFQINGNNLVVKSFNKLFSRLFNKFSKFGFLNYIFSKVFENNKLNEDEILEKVSKEHEIDVDELKRVINNIKDGKNGRKRVFK
- a CDS encoding cell wall-binding repeat-containing protein, which codes for MKSISFFIPLLLLISAIPTGFAINDEVVVIASTQADAILAAQYAREMGYKFVYTPSDSLSEEAEKTIQNAKNAIIIGGPNAVSENVKNQLSAKIPNVERVFGETRVETSNALFKKLITEKPEALKNVVIAEGFNEDVTPAALSFGAPVLYYSPENFESIQETLRSLNVENAVLMGSNIPNGIRQVASEVSKSTTVASGTVENIVKTVLSAAPRINPSIVNTVSSVVYSSQTTDPLMAAITGYAEGNFGSVVPVTGISRDSINDVISSTTKFTSQISISSDNKEVSESISKTVSESGATPSTTTPSSSGGNKGGSGSSVKPEPEVYFIGIVYDANTDKIVAMKQLSPSSAPDSYSGNVITPLNYTIVSKGSQHIKFADMGSSKDTGNHLEIVSEEKVTLPKLTINSDVSNKSYGGVNITFLGNANALNLVYPIANGAITYGNPLNVTYYGNENFVNNGDKVTAHVISNRQDFRDAMTKSLNGDTTAFINMLNNADNYTTQFNSTSKTAKFMVTPKNHGENIVIITHGDNGLIPLNNNVTVLGFSGFEFLKYRLDMTKAYTSTSVSTTYDFNIGMNLNQTPANNVRYGLIGITKSGYGFTIDIEGKDTNNKNFDVSIVGNKGSSNIVGNSKIVSLNAIKVKEILEAAFTSKTAGAAYSGVSKTNSTTLSIVIDH